Proteins from a single region of Bombus pascuorum chromosome 5, iyBomPasc1.1, whole genome shotgun sequence:
- the LOC132907173 gene encoding small ribosomal subunit protein uS2m: MTSIVTRTISSKLWRDWNVLRPLPSYCSKHKLSTKPEPQQDIKDVSNTKSLEDINPLNHPDFFHVYDMFTVKDLFDARVHFGHKEGSLNDYMRPFIFGSRLGHLIIDLDQTAELLRQALNFTAHIASRDGIILFIARNPQISYLVEETAKQCQEYAHTRFWKLGTFTNATCEFGAVTRLPDLCIFLNTMQSVVEQHTAVSHAAKMCIPTVGIVDTNCDPKLITYPVPGNDDTPCAIELYCKLFKEAIMRGKKYKNEMLARDKI; encoded by the exons ATGACTTCTATTGTCACACGAACAATTTCATCTAAAT TATGGAGAGATTGGAATGTTTTGCGACCATTACCCTCATATTGCTCGAAGCATAAATTATCCACAAAACCTGAACCACAACAAGATATTAAAGatg TTTCAAACACAAAGAGTCTAGAAGATATAAATCCATTAAATCATCCAGATTTTTTTCATGTTTATGATATGTTTACTGTCAAAGACTTGTTTGATGCAAGAGTACATTTTGGTCACAAAGAAGGTTCTTTAAATGATTATATGAGACCTTTTATATTTGGATCTAGGCTAGGTCACTTAATAATCGATTTAGATCAAACTGCTGAACTTTTACGACAAGCATTAAATTTCACAGCCCACATAGCTTCCAGAGATGGAATAATTTTGTTCATAGCAAGAAATCCTCAAATTTCTTATCTTGTAGAAGAAACTGCAAAGCAATGTCAAGAGTATGCTCATACAAGGTTTTGGAAGCTTGGAACATTTACAAATGCCACATGTGAGTTTGGAGCTGTTACCAGATTGCCAgatttgtgtatatttttgaataccATGCAGTCTGTTGTTGAACAACACACAGCAGTGTCCCATGCAGCTAAAATGTGTATTCCAACAGTTGGTATTGTAGACACAAATTGCGATCCTAAACTTATAACATATCCAGTTCCTGGAAATGATGACACACCTTGCGCCATAGAGttgtattgcaaattatttaAGGAAGCAATAATGAGAGGCAAGAAATATAAGAATGAAATGCTTGCAAgggataaaatataa
- the LOC132907200 gene encoding NF-kappa-B-repressing factor yields the protein MKMSGEDDWDVERYKTEHECDEHWELRRRFLLTHKDKFPEDELVCLAQVFVNVELLGCRYPLKTMELIAELGQDIVDEYREARKIKVQRKVVEASDAASSKVKGRIASTTTSSNTTKTSTQLQNTKLSHNLSSNKVPVKRRRLEEPPFGNIVIIERVGDIPQNILTNAVSVSGGNLEWKFDKIKDSYKCNIFINSKLLAEGSSSNLKSAKKEASIVGLHELQKHYYTIKIKHNINKNANVTATTMTKGTSKDDTISNDNIGKKLMKLMGWTGGGLGKSQQGIVEPVTIQQQMSRKGLGLKQNSCSVKDLRNKCKEIMRKYLSGDMRNDLVFSVDFTSDERAIIHQIARQLGLRSHSYGPKNERTLIVSRKIDPQDLVEELKNFGGNTNKYQLIEPTGL from the exons ATGAAAATGAGCGGCGAGGATGATTGGGACGTAGAACGATATAAGACAGAACATGAATGCGACGAACATTGGGAACTTAGACGCAGATTTCTTTTAACTCATAAGGATAAATTTCCAGAAGATGAACTTGTGTGTTTAGCTCAAGTATTTGTAAACGTGGAATTGCTTGGATGCAG GTATCCTTTAAAGACAATGGAATTAATTGCAGAATTAGGTCAAGATATTGTTGATGAATATAGAGAAGCACGAAAAATTAAAGTGCAAAGAAAAGTTGTGGAAGCTTCGGATGCTGCTAGTTCAAAGGTTAAAG GAAGAATTGCTTCAACAACAACGTCTTCCAATACAACCAAAACATCAACACAATTACAGAACACAAAGTTGTCACATAATTTATCATCTAATAAAGTACCTGTGAAACGAAGGAGATTGGAAGAGCCTCCATTTGGCAATATTGTTATAATAGAAAGGGTTGGAGATATACCACAAAATATACTTACTAATGCAGTCAGTGTGTCAGGTGGAAATTTAGAatggaaatttgataaaattaaggaCTCTTA taaatgtaatatttttataaattcaaaacTGTTAGCGGAAGGTAGTAGTTCTAACCTAAAGTCTGCGAAGAAAGAAGCATCCATTGTTGGATTACATGAACTACAGAAGCATTATTATACGATTAag aTTAAAcacaatataaataagaatgcTAATGTAACTGCAACGACAATGACTAAGGGTACATCAAAAGATGACACCATCTCTAATGACAATattggaaaaaaattaatgaaattaatgggTTGGACTGGTGGTGGTCTTGGTAAATCGCAACAGGGAATAGTAGAACCTGTTAC GATTCAACAGCAAATGAGTAGGAAAGGTCTCGGATTGAAGCAAAATTCTTGCTCTGTAaaagatttaagaaataaatgtaaagaGATCATGAGAAAGTACCTTTCAGGTGACATGAGAAACGATTTAGtattttctgttgattttACAAGTGATGAAAGAGCAATAATCCATCA AATTGCAAGACAACTCGGTTTAAGGTCGCATAGTTATGGTCCTAAAAATGAACGAACATTAATAGTTTCTCGAAAAATAGACCCACAAGATTTAGTCGAGGAACTAAAAAATTTTGGGGGTAATACTAACAAATATCAGTTAATCGAGCCAACTGgactgtaa